The following coding sequences lie in one Nonomuraea muscovyensis genomic window:
- a CDS encoding transposase, with product MAGTTRRRFDPEFRAGAVRIVRETGKPVAHVARDLGINEYTLYNWVQMDRLAAGQAGGDGGGGTLKESAEEELARLRREKAELARQHAKEKAAWERERAELEDERDVLKRSVVLWVKEAMGR from the coding sequence GTGGCTGGAACCACGAGGCGTCGCTTTGATCCGGAGTTCCGGGCCGGGGCGGTGAGGATCGTCAGGGAGACCGGCAAGCCCGTTGCGCATGTCGCGCGGGATCTTGGGATCAACGAGTACACGCTGTACAACTGGGTGCAGATGGACCGGCTCGCGGCAGGGCAGGCCGGCGGCGACGGCGGAGGCGGGACGCTGAAGGAATCGGCGGAGGAGGAGCTGGCACGGCTACGGCGGGAGAAGGCCGAGCTGGCCCGGCAGCACGCCAAGGAGAAGGCGGCCTGGGAGAGGGAGCGTGCGGAGCTGGAGGACGAGCGTGATGTCCTCAAGCGTTCCGTGGTCTTGTGGGTGAAAGAGGCGATGGGCCGGTGA
- a CDS encoding IS3 family transposase — MSVAAFICSQKTDHGIDHAISCRALEVSQSWFYKWKNRIGTDAPTAREQRRARLDAEIERLFAASGGTYGSPRITQDLHEAGWRVSENTVARRMAELGLAGRAPKRPRSLTRRGKRPAAPDLVRRKFTAVAPDVLWVGDVTMINTDEGPLYLASVEDLFSRRFLGYAMSEHHDAALTVASLQMAVATRGGDVDGVIFHSDRGSEYTAARYQAECRKHGVVQSMGRVGCALDNGAAESLNSTLKVEFVHRQRFRTRAEARLKIATWVADFYNVKRRHSANDGLSPVTFERQMIEKRQASSALLRAAVA; from the coding sequence GTGAGCGTGGCGGCCTTCATCTGCTCCCAGAAGACCGACCACGGCATCGACCACGCGATCTCCTGTCGGGCGCTGGAGGTCTCCCAGTCGTGGTTCTACAAGTGGAAGAACCGCATCGGGACGGATGCGCCGACCGCCCGCGAGCAGCGGCGGGCCCGGTTAGATGCGGAGATCGAGCGGCTGTTCGCCGCCTCGGGCGGCACCTACGGCTCACCCAGGATCACCCAGGACCTGCATGAGGCGGGCTGGCGGGTGTCGGAGAACACCGTGGCCAGGCGGATGGCCGAGCTCGGCCTGGCCGGACGGGCGCCGAAGAGGCCGCGCTCGCTGACCCGGCGGGGCAAGCGGCCGGCCGCGCCGGATCTGGTGCGCCGGAAGTTCACCGCGGTCGCCCCGGACGTGCTGTGGGTCGGCGATGTCACGATGATCAACACTGATGAGGGACCGCTGTACTTGGCTTCGGTCGAGGATTTGTTCTCCCGTCGGTTTCTCGGCTACGCCATGTCCGAGCATCATGACGCGGCGCTGACGGTCGCGTCGCTGCAGATGGCGGTCGCTACCCGGGGCGGCGACGTGGACGGGGTGATCTTTCACTCGGATCGTGGGTCGGAGTACACCGCCGCCCGCTACCAGGCCGAATGCCGCAAGCATGGGGTGGTGCAGTCGATGGGCCGGGTCGGGTGTGCGCTCGACAACGGAGCAGCTGAGTCGCTCAACAGCACGTTGAAGGTCGAGTTCGTGCACCGGCAGCGCTTCAGGACACGTGCGGAGGCCCGGCTGAAGATCGCGACCTGGGTCGCGGACTTCTACAACGTCAAGCGCAGGCACAGCGCCAACGATGGGCTGTCGCCTGTCACATTCGAGCGTCAGATGATCGAGAAGAGGCAAGCGTCATCGGCCCTGTTGAGGGCCGCTGTGGCATAG
- a CDS encoding tyrosine-type recombinase/integrase yields MPADIARAVRWLEAAALTMGALNETKAVRPALDALTLRLDGKKADANTIKRKRAILHHVFEYAVELEELPSNPLHRIKWKLPKPTETVDPRVVVNPRQARELLVALTYVGKRQRGGRGRGQRLMAIFAALPPGEAVSLREQNCHLPPQGWGRLILDGSRPEVNRRWTDTGDAHELRGLKHRGQDDVRRIPIPTELVKILRQHIAEFGVAPDGRLFRSERGGVVASTAYTEVWQEARILALTPAQAASPLGRRPYDLRHAAVSLWLNGGVPAPEVAARAGHGVDVLLRVYAKCIDGQEEIVNQRIADVLTA; encoded by the coding sequence ATGCCCGCCGACATCGCACGGGCCGTCCGCTGGCTGGAAGCCGCAGCGCTCACTATGGGGGCCCTGAACGAGACCAAGGCCGTCCGCCCGGCCCTGGACGCCCTCACGCTACGCCTCGACGGCAAGAAGGCCGATGCCAACACGATCAAGCGGAAGCGCGCCATCCTGCACCACGTCTTCGAGTACGCCGTCGAGCTGGAAGAGCTGCCGTCCAACCCGCTGCACCGCATCAAGTGGAAGCTCCCGAAGCCCACCGAAACAGTGGATCCACGAGTCGTGGTCAACCCTCGCCAAGCCCGCGAACTGCTCGTGGCACTCACCTACGTCGGCAAGCGTCAGCGCGGCGGAAGGGGCCGGGGACAGCGGCTGATGGCCATATTCGCCGCACTCCCGCCCGGCGAGGCCGTCAGCCTCCGCGAGCAGAACTGCCACCTCCCGCCGCAAGGCTGGGGACGGCTCATCCTCGACGGCTCACGCCCAGAGGTCAATCGCCGGTGGACCGACACGGGGGACGCTCACGAGCTGCGCGGTCTCAAGCATCGGGGTCAGGATGACGTCCGCCGCATCCCGATCCCTACGGAACTGGTCAAGATCCTTCGGCAACACATTGCGGAGTTCGGCGTCGCCCCTGACGGGCGGCTGTTCCGCAGTGAGCGCGGCGGCGTGGTCGCCTCGACGGCCTACACTGAGGTTTGGCAGGAGGCCCGTATCCTCGCCCTCACACCCGCCCAGGCCGCCTCACCGCTCGGCCGGCGACCGTACGACCTCCGGCACGCGGCCGTCTCGCTCTGGCTCAACGGCGGCGTACCCGCCCCGGAAGTGGCGGCCCGCGCCGGCCATGGAGTGGATGTTCTGCTCCGCGTCTATGCCAAGTGCATCGACGGCCAGGAGGAGATCGTCAACCAGCGGATAGCGGACGTACTGACCGCATGA